From Pseudomonas putida, one genomic window encodes:
- a CDS encoding ABC transporter permease, with protein sequence MISLRTTLQALCSHWWRHRLQCISIFTGLWLATALWSGVQALNTQARNDYAQASAVLAGPARPQLVARSGQRFDQALYVQLRRLGWPVTPVLEGRLRLAGQQQVALRLIGIEPLGLLPGMAVAGADVQNFDLQAFVGTPGQAWVGPDTLRQLGRQPGDQVSTVDGQVLPPLTLHAQLAPGVVVVDIGQAQALLDAPGQLSWLLSDSDRPLPSDIAASLKLQPPGDDADLQRLTASFHLNLTALGLLAFVVGLFIAHAAIGLALEQRRGLIRTLRACGVSLKVLLTALALELGLFALLGGVAGVAAGYLLAALMLPDFASSLRGLYGAQVAGQLHLPAHWWLAGIAVSLFGALLAGLDSLLRAARLPLLALAQPQAWRLAQVPWLRRQGGAGAVLLMVAAGCGYLGQGLPSAFGMLAALLLAAALLLPGLLALLLGGLARVCKRPLAQWFVADSRQQLPALSLALMALLLALAASVGVGGMTEGFRRTFIGWLDQRLAADVYVTPRDSAQAQQIYARLRADRTVSAVLPSWRVDWRLQQWPVQVQGVDDHRFYRQHWPLLQQAPGAWQALADGRGAMLSEQLARRLGLAVGQALQLPGEPPQAMAVVGIYADYGNPKGHVLVNADWLRRHAPAASLAGLSLLVPPERVAALKDELQQRYALDDNQVVEQARLKAWSSEVFSRTFAVTAALNSLTLGVAGVALFISQLTLSQRRLGQLAPLWALGVPRRWLAWLSLGQTLMLSCFTVLLAIPLGLLLAWCLVAVVNVQAFGWRLPWHVFTGQLVQLAVLGLLTSLLASAWPLWQLARSQPSALLRQFADES encoded by the coding sequence ATGATCAGTTTGCGGACCACCTTGCAGGCCCTGTGCAGCCATTGGTGGCGCCACCGGCTGCAGTGCATCAGCATCTTCACCGGGCTGTGGCTGGCCACGGCGCTGTGGAGCGGCGTTCAGGCGCTCAACACCCAGGCCCGTAACGACTACGCACAAGCCAGTGCGGTGCTTGCCGGGCCTGCCCGCCCACAACTGGTAGCACGCTCGGGGCAGCGTTTCGACCAGGCGTTGTATGTGCAATTGCGCAGGCTGGGCTGGCCGGTGACGCCCGTGCTGGAAGGGCGCCTGCGCCTGGCGGGGCAGCAGCAGGTCGCGTTGCGGCTGATCGGCATCGAGCCGCTTGGCCTGTTGCCGGGCATGGCCGTGGCCGGTGCCGATGTGCAGAATTTTGACTTACAGGCGTTCGTGGGCACGCCGGGGCAAGCGTGGGTAGGCCCGGACACGCTGCGCCAGCTGGGCCGCCAGCCCGGCGATCAGGTCAGCACGGTGGACGGGCAGGTACTGCCGCCGCTTACCTTGCACGCGCAGCTGGCACCGGGTGTAGTGGTGGTCGACATCGGCCAGGCGCAGGCCTTGCTCGATGCCCCCGGGCAATTGTCGTGGCTGCTCAGCGACAGTGACCGGCCACTGCCGAGTGACATCGCGGCCAGCCTGAAGCTGCAGCCGCCCGGCGACGATGCCGACCTGCAGCGGCTGACCGCCAGCTTTCACCTGAACCTCACCGCCCTCGGCCTGCTGGCCTTCGTGGTGGGGTTATTCATTGCCCATGCTGCCATCGGGCTAGCGCTGGAGCAGCGCCGCGGGTTGATCCGCACCTTGCGCGCATGCGGTGTGAGCCTGAAGGTGCTGTTGACAGCGCTCGCCTTGGAGCTGGGGTTGTTTGCGCTGCTGGGTGGTGTGGCGGGCGTGGCTGCAGGCTACCTGCTGGCCGCGCTGATGCTGCCTGATTTCGCCTCCAGCCTGCGCGGGCTTTATGGGGCCCAGGTGGCAGGGCAATTGCACTTGCCGGCGCACTGGTGGCTGGCAGGCATTGCCGTCAGCTTGTTCGGCGCACTGCTGGCGGGGCTCGACAGCCTGCTGCGTGCGGCGCGTCTGCCATTGCTGGCCTTGGCGCAGCCCCAGGCCTGGCGCCTGGCGCAAGTGCCTTGGTTGCGGCGCCAGGGTGGCGCTGGCGCCGTGCTGCTGATGGTGGCGGCGGGCTGCGGCTACCTGGGTCAGGGGCTGCCCAGTGCGTTTGGCATGCTGGCCGCTTTGCTGCTGGCGGCGGCGCTGTTGTTGCCGGGGTTGCTGGCGCTTTTGCTCGGCGGCCTGGCGCGGGTGTGCAAGCGCCCGCTGGCGCAGTGGTTCGTTGCCGACAGCCGCCAGCAACTGCCGGCCTTGAGCTTGGCACTGATGGCGCTGTTGCTGGCCTTGGCCGCCAGTGTCGGGGTCGGCGGCATGACCGAAGGCTTTCGCCGCACCTTCATCGGCTGGCTGGACCAGCGCCTGGCCGCCGATGTGTACGTCACGCCCCGCGACAGCGCGCAGGCGCAGCAGATCTACGCGCGCTTGCGGGCAGACCGTACCGTCAGCGCGGTGCTGCCCAGCTGGCGGGTGGACTGGCGCCTGCAGCAGTGGCCGGTGCAGGTACAGGGGGTGGATGATCACCGCTTCTACCGTCAGCACTGGCCATTGCTGCAGCAGGCGCCGGGCGCCTGGCAGGCGCTGGCCGACGGCCGTGGTGCGATGCTCAGCGAGCAGCTGGCCCGTCGCCTTGGCCTGGCTGTAGGGCAGGCCCTGCAGTTGCCTGGCGAGCCACCGCAGGCCATGGCCGTGGTGGGCATTTATGCCGACTATGGCAACCCCAAGGGCCATGTGCTGGTCAACGCTGACTGGTTGCGCAGGCATGCACCAGCGGCCAGCCTGGCCGGCTTGAGCCTGCTGGTACCGCCTGAACGGGTAGCTGCACTGAAGGATGAACTGCAACAACGCTATGCCCTGGATGACAATCAGGTGGTGGAGCAGGCCCGCCTCAAAGCCTGGTCGAGCGAGGTGTTCAGCCGCACCTTCGCGGTCACCGCGGCATTGAACAGCCTGACGCTAGGGGTTGCCGGCGTTGCGTTGTTCATCAGCCAGCTGACCTTGAGCCAGCGCCGCCTGGGGCAGTTGGCGCCGTTGTGGGCGTTGGGTGTGCCACGGCGCTGGCTGGCCTGGCTGAGCCTGGGGCAAACGCTGATGCTCAGTTGCTTCACCGTGCTGCTGGCGATACCCCTGGGCCTGCTGCTGGCCTGGTGCCTGGTGGCGGTGGTGAACGTGCAGGCGTTCGGTTGGCGGTTGCCTTGGCATGTATTTACCGGGCAGCTGGTGCAACTGGCGGTATTAGGTCTGTTGACCAGCCTGCTGGCCAGCGCCTGGCCGTTATGGCAGCTGGCACGCAGCCAGCCAAGCGCAC
- a CDS encoding ABC transporter ATP-binding protein, translating into MLVVENLRKSFATAQGPLEVLRGVDLSLDRGSSLALMGESGSGKSTLLHLLAGLDRADSGRILIDGQPLDNRGEAALARWRRESIGLVFQQYNLISSLDVAANLAFQARLAGRHDPAWVTHLARRLGLAPLLQRYPEQLSGGQQQRVAIGRALASRPLLLLADEPTGSLDEASSDEVLALLLQLVNEAGSSVLMVTHSQRLAARLQRRCMLQMGRVQG; encoded by the coding sequence ATGTTGGTCGTCGAAAACCTGCGCAAGTCATTCGCCACCGCCCAAGGCCCTCTGGAGGTGCTGCGCGGGGTGGACCTGTCGCTGGACCGTGGCAGCAGCCTGGCCCTGATGGGCGAGTCGGGCAGCGGCAAGAGCACCTTGCTGCACCTGCTGGCGGGCCTGGACCGCGCCGACAGCGGGCGCATCCTGATCGATGGCCAACCACTGGACAACCGCGGCGAAGCGGCCTTGGCACGCTGGCGGCGCGAGAGCATCGGCCTGGTGTTCCAGCAGTACAACCTCATCAGCAGCCTGGACGTGGCGGCCAACCTGGCCTTCCAAGCGCGCCTGGCGGGGCGCCATGACCCGGCCTGGGTGACCCACTTGGCCCGCCGGTTGGGGCTGGCCCCATTGCTGCAACGCTACCCGGAGCAACTGTCTGGCGGGCAGCAGCAGCGCGTTGCCATCGGCCGCGCGCTGGCCAGCCGGCCGTTACTTCTGCTGGCTGACGAGCCCACCGGCAGCCTTGACGAGGCCAGCAGCGATGAAGTGTTGGCGCTGCTGCTGCAACTGGTGAACGAGGCGGGTAGCAGCGTGCTGATGGTGACCCACAGCCAGCGCCTGGCCGCCAGGCTGCAGCGCCGCTGCATGCTGCAGATGGGCCGGGTGCAGGGGTGA